The following are from one region of the Aspergillus chevalieri M1 DNA, chromosome 1, nearly complete sequence genome:
- a CDS encoding E3 ubiquitin-protein ligase HEL2 (BUSCO:EOG09261MOX;~COG:O;~EggNog:ENOG410PKRG;~InterPro:IPR001841,IPR013087,IPR041888,IPR013083;~PFAM:PF13920): MADSQPPQTPAGSQGQNRGGRRRGRGGANQVRQPDGSGSGRNTRGRGRGGRGGGDRNRNTNASQSAAGADAPVAGEEKSKKVPAATDDADDGEICFICASDVTHTSVSPCNHRTCHICALRLRALYKNKACAHCRTESSYVIFTDDPTKNFDQFVSNDFSRKDDNLGIQYENDEIFEDTVLLLRYNCPDTDCDVACLGWPDLHRHTKSKHGKVMCDLCTRNKKVFTHEHELFTMAELRKHEKYGDDVPGAIDQSGFRGHPECGFCRQRFYGDDELYAHCRDKHERCHICDRRSGHRQQQYYVDYTALEDHFQKDHFLCLDQECLDKKFVVFESQMDLKAHQLEFHPNGLSKDARRDARTVDLSAFDFRTPYQPQRQRRGAGRGRDPNAEPLPASSAQPLRRDEIAYQRQMAIQSAQSVSTRSFGGQLTRSDTQPVRAPPRSGNATPARSPPAQSPPVSELQNLNLVADSAPATPQEQARRLRHMAVIERASNLLRNDQAKLGEFRTRVSNYRTSLISATELIDAFFSLFDTTSSELGKLIKELAEIYEDDSKRTTLLKAWNDWRAINEDYPALPGPGGLLPGMSPDTVNGSGAGGNRVLRLKSSTAQSSRSAVGRSGALPSSASSATAFPPLSSTSSSSSRPAVRNTATTAWGTAAAPSPSSFPALSASTRSSPRPSGSSTPTASSSRASNTGGDAFPALPAAPKPNVLMAGLTRGTVRWGESRPATNAWASSGGGSSSDVIEDDYGEAARGGGGKKGKGRKGKQTLFHFG, encoded by the exons ATGGCCGACTCCCAACCGCCCCAAACTCCCGCTGGATCGCAAGGTCAGAACCGAGGTGGTCGTCGACGCGGACGAGGAGGCGCAAACCAAGTGAGACAGCCAGATGGCTCCGGGTCCGGAAGGAATACTCGTGGCAGAGGACGCGGGGGGCGCGGTGGTGGGGATCGCAACCGCAATACCAATGCGTCCCAAAGTGCCGCCGGGGCTGATGCGCCTGTAGCGGGCGAAGAGAAGTCAAAGAAAGTCCCAGCGGCTACCGACGACGCAGATGATGGTGAAATATGCTTTATCTGCGCATCTGATGTGACGCACACTTCAGTCTCGCCGTGCAATCACCGGACCTGTCATATCTGTGCGTTGAGGCTTCGGGCTCTGTACAAGAACAAGGCCTGTGCACACTGTCGA ACGGAATCCAGCTATGTGATTTTTACGGATGACCCGACGAAGAATTTCGACCAGTTTGTTAGCAACGACTTCTCTCGGAAGGACGATAACCTTGGCATTCAGTACGAAAACGATGAGATCTTTGAGGATACGGTTTTGTTGCTACGATACAATTGTCCTGATACAGACTGCGACGTAGCTTGCCTGGGATGGCCGGACCTGCATCGTCATACCAAGAGCAAGCATGGGAAAGTGATGTG TGATCTGTGTACTCGAAACAAGAAGGTCTTCACCCACGAGCACGAACTCTTCACCATGGCGGAGTTGCGGAAACACGAGAAATACGGAGATGACGTCCCCGGTGCTATTGACCAGAGTGGTTTCAGAGGTCACCCCGAATGTGGTTTCTGTCGCCAGCGATTCTACGGAGATGACGAATTGTATGCACACTGCCGTGACAAGCATGAGCGATGCCACATCTGCGATCGACGATCCGGACATCGCCAACAACAGTACTACGTTGATTATACCGCGCTCGAGGACCATTTCCAGAAAGACCACTTCCTGTGCCTGGACCAGGAATGCTTGGATAAGAAGTTTGTCGTGTTCGAGTCTCAGATGGATCTGAAGGCCCACCAACTGGAATTTCATCCCAACGGATTATCCAAGGACGCAAGGCGAGACGCTCGCACTGTGGATCTATCAGCGTTTGACTTCAGAACTCCCTACCAACCCCAGCGACAACGCCGTGGTGCAGGCCGGGGCCGCGACCCAAATGCAGAGCCTCTCCCAGCATCCAGTGCCCAACCCTTGCGGCGGGACGAAATCGCGTACCAGCGACAGATGGCGATCCAGAGTGCACAATCGGTCTCAACCCGTAGCTTTGGTGGACAGCTCACTCGCAGCGATACGCAGCCGGTGCGCGCTCCTCCGCGCTCGGGAAATGCCACACCTGCCCGCAGCCCACCAGCACAATCTCCGCCAGTTTCCGAATTGCAGAACCTCAATCTTGTGGCTGACTCGGCCCCAGCCACTCCACAAGAGCAAGCACGCCGTCTGCGCCATATGGCAGTGATTGAACGTGCCTCGAACCTCCTGCGCAATGACCAGGCAAAGTTGGGCGAATTCCGCACCAGAGTTTCCAACTACCGGACCTCCCTCATCTCCGCCACTGAGCTCATCGatgctttcttctccttgtttGATACTACAAGCTCCGAACTGGGCAAGCTCATAAAGGAGCTCGCAGAGATCTACGAAGACGATTCAAAGCGTACCACATTACTGAAAGCCTGGAACGATTGGCGTGCTATTAACGAGGACTATCCTGCCCTGCCAGGACCGGGCGGGTTACTGCCGGGCATGTCACCGGACACTGTCAATGGCAGTGGCGCGGGAGGAAACCGTGTACTTCGCTTAAAATCGTCCACTGCGCAATCTTCGCGATCAGCAGTGGGCCGTAGTGGCGCGCTTCCTTCCTCTGCCTCGTCAGCCACCGCCTTCCCCCCTCTCTCCTCCacgtcttcgtcttcttctcgccCTGCTGTGCGCAATACCGCGACTACAGCATGGGGAACGGCAGCAGCCCCCTCGCCATCCTCTTTCCCCGCCCTCAGCGCATCTACCCGTTCCTCCCCCCGCCCTAGTGGCTCTTCTACTCCAACTGCATCGTCCTCTCGCGCCTCGAACACAGGGGGAGACGCATTCCCTGCCCTCCCCGCGGCCCCGAAACCCAACGTGCTCATGGCTGGCCTCACGCGCGGGACTGTCAGGTGGGGTGAGTCCCGCCCAGCCACGAATGCTTGGGCTTCCTCTGGGGGTGGATCTTCCTCAGACGTGATAGAAGACGACTATGGGGAAGCGGCTCGCGGCGGTGGTGGAAAGAAGGGTAAAGGGAGGAAGGGGAAACAGACGCTGTTTCATTTCGGATAG
- the MSH4 gene encoding MutS family protein MSH4 (COG:L;~EggNog:ENOG410PIRB;~InterPro:IPR027417,IPR036187,IPR017261,IPR007696, IPR000432,IPR007861;~PFAM:PF05190,PF05192,PF00488;~go_function: GO:0005524 - ATP binding [Evidence IEA];~go_function: GO:0030983 - mismatched DNA binding [Evidence IEA];~go_process: GO:0006298 - mismatch repair [Evidence IEA]) — protein sequence MSMSFSRASSFAPPTSRVNRVSTVRTARPATTATSVASQDIICAITEAVLCQICDSQTYVKTITKIGVFEPTEILFMNTCKDSKLFYIVQENLPDPTFTFIDRKYWSDRTCHEYVNRLAFPEDAESIKVTLGGNYFAACCFAAVIKYVELKLNRIFASHSLRIRFEPSQGSMTIDLSTICSLELIQNLQNAKSKDSLFGLMNETLTPMGARLLRANILQPSTERSKLLARYDAVEDLSTKEEMFLSVRQALKGFVDTDKVLTSLILVPTKQKFQHVEQSVNNVIMLKTYVSSIKSIYKTLSTAQSTLLLTIRELCAPAGHSSVEQLIEGTLNEHVAYQTKPLDLRNQRIYCVRAGVNSLLDVARQTYKEANTDAADLVTQLAESTNLRLDLKYDSARQYYIVIPADEVDSLPDIFINVYRKKKRIECQTLDLVKLNQKIVDAHDEVINMSDWTIQELIKDVCSEISGLFRVSEAIAMLDMLAAFAHLATFYDYIRPELTDTLAIKAGRHPIREKIHSKKYIPNDAYATQQSRFQIITGCNMSGKSTYIRSLALMTVMAQTGCYVPAEYASFPIVHQLFARVSTADDLEANVSTFAVEMREMAFILHNIERRSMVIVDELGRGTSTTDGLAIAIAIAEALVESKSLVWFVTHFRDLAVVMAERSGVVNLHLAAEISSDASKMTMLYKIAEGPVTNQFYGLTLAKLVDLPPDVLDVAQDVSEKLHEIAARRHGNSGAVTIARKRNLILSLREQLYQARNGALEGEALRKWLKKLQDDFLLRMASIDDELDDASSETEQEDDIIEEDDQYDDSQEGNQTETELTDDSSPIISTERPDTHGIATERTDLSLAGEESILMTSQEIPETSPFPESVELV from the exons ATGTCTATGTCCTTTTCCAGGGCCTCCTCCTTTGCACCTCCTACGTCCCGAGTGAACAGGGTTAGCACGGTCAGGACAGCGagaccagcaacaacagcaaccagtGTTGCATCCCAAGATATTATCTGTGCCATTA CCGAAGCGGTTCTCTGTCAGATCTGTGACAGCCAGACCTATGTCAAGACCATTACCAAGATCGGAGTATTTGAGCCCACGGAGATCCTTTTTATGAATACTTGCAAAGACTCGAAGCTATTCTATATCGTTCAAGAGAATCTACCGGATCCAACCTTCACATTCATTGATCGCAAATACTGGTCAGACAGGACCTGCCATGAATATGTGAATCGACTCGCTTTTCCGGAGGATGCTGAATCGATCAAGGTCACACTGGGTGGGAATTACTTTGCAGCTTGCTGCTTCGCTGCC GTCATCAAGTATGTCGAACTTAAACTGAACAGGATTTTCGCGTCTCACTCCCTTCGTATACGATTCGAACCGTCTCAAGGCTCAATGACAATTGATCTATCCACTATATGCTCACTCGAACTCATCCAGAATCTGCAAAACGCGAAGTCGAAGGACAGTCTGTTCGGGCTTATGAATGAGACACTCACGCCCATGGGCGCTAGACTGCTACGGGCCAACATTCTACAACCCTCTACAGAAAGATCTAAACTGCTAGCACGGTATGACGCCGTGGAGGATTTGTCTACCAAAGAGGAAATGTTTCTCTCAGTTCGACAAG CACTCAAAGGTTTTGTTGATACCGACAAAGTTCTGACGTCT CTCATTCTCGTTCCAACTAAACAGAAATTCCAACACGTCGAGCAATCGGTCAACAATGTCATCATGTTGAAGACCTATGTGTCGTCGATAAAGTCGATCTACAAGACGCTTTCTACTGCTCAGAGCACGCTCTTGCTAACAATAAGAGAG CTGTGTGCTCCTGCAGGCCATTCCTCCGTTGAACAGCTCATCGAAGGGACGCTGAACGAGCACGTGGCATACCAAACGAAGCCCTTGGACTTGAGAAACCAACGTATATACTGTGTCAGG GCTGGCGTCAATAGTCTCCTTGATGTCGCAAGGCAGACTTACAAAGAAGCTAATACAGATGCTGCTGATCTTGTAACGCAACTAGCAG AGTCAACTAATCTTCGATTGGATCTGAAATACGATTCTGCTCGCCAGTACTACATCGTCATACCGGCCGACGAAGTCGACTCGCTCCCCGATATATTCATCAACGTATACCGCAAAAAGAAACGTATAGAATGCCAAACTCTTGACCTCGTCAAACTAAACCAAAAGATAGTGGATGCACATGATGAAGTGATCAACATGAGCGACTGGACTATTCAAGAGTTGATCAAAGATGTTTGCTCTGAGATCTCCGGTCTCTTCAGGGTGAGTGAGGCGATTGCCATGCTGGATATGCTAGCCGCCTTTGCCCATCTCGCCACATTCTATGACTACATTCGCCCTGAGTTAACAGACACACTCGCTATCAAAGCCGGTCGACATCCCATTCGGGAGAAAATCCATTCCAAAAAATACATTCCGAACGATGCATACGCAACACAGCAGTCGCGCTTCCAGATTATCACAGGCTGCAACATGAGCGGCAAGTCAACATATATACGCTCGCTGGCATTAATGACTGTGATGGCACAAACTGGCTGTTACGTCCCAGCGGAGTACGCCTCATTCCCAATTGTTCACCAGCTCTTCGCTCGTGTCTCCACAGCCGATGACCTCGAAGCCAACGTGTCGACCTTTGCTGTCGAGATGCGCGAAATGGCCTTCATCTTGCATAACATTGAACGCCGGAGCATGGTGATCGTCGACGAACTTGGACGCGGCACTAGCACCACCGACGGCCTTGCTATCGCCATTGCCATTGCAGAGGCTTTGGTGGAAAGCAAATCCCTGGTCTGGTTCGTGACGCACTTTCGTGACTTGGCTGTAGTCATGGCCGAGCGCAGTGGTGTAGTCAATCTTCACCTCGCAGCAGAAATATCATCCGACGCGTCTAAGATGACAATGCTATACAAAATTGCAGAGGGACCTGTGACTAACCAATTCTATGGTCTTACCTTGGCTAAACTAGTTGACCTACCTCCGGACGTTCTCGACGTTGCGCAGGACGTATCCGAGAAGTTGCACGAGATCGCTGCACGTCGACATGGTAATTCTGGAGCCGTCACCATTGCTCGAAAACGAAACTTGATTTTGTCACTCAGAGAACAGCTCTATCAAGCTCGCAACGGGGCCCTTGAGGGCGAGGCTCTCAGGAAATGGCTAAAGAAGCTACAGGATGACTTTCTGCTCCGAATGGCTAGTATTGACGATGAACTTGATGACGCTTCTAGTGAGACAGAACAAGAAGATGACATTATTGAAGAAGATGACCAATATGATGATTCTCAAGAGGGCAACCAGACTGAGACAGAACTTACTGACGATAGCTCACCTATTATTTCCACCGAACGGCCTGATACTCACGGCATAGCAACCGAGCGAACTGATCTTTCACTGGCTGGAGAAGAGTCCATTCTCATGACTTCGCAGGAAATACCCGAGACTAGTCCTTTTCCCGAGTCGGTAGAACTTGTCTAA